The following are encoded together in the Variovorax sp. PBS-H4 genome:
- the mraY gene encoding phospho-N-acetylmuramoyl-pentapeptide-transferase, with protein sequence MLMSLAQWLQTISPDLGFLRVFQYLTFRALMAALSALLLGLGAGPYVIRRLAALKIGQPVRGYAMETHLSKSGTPTMGGVLVLFSIAFATLLWFDLSNRFVWIVLWVTLGFGAIGWVDDWRKVVRKDPEGMRSREKYFWQSAVGLTAAFYLLFSISESSNWRVLELFYAWVGSGFDLDFPPKINLLVPFFKEVSYPLGGIGFVILTYLVIVGASNAVNLTDGLDGLAIMPVVMVGSALGVFAYVTGSAVYSRYLLFPHIPGSGELLVFCSAMAGAGLAFLWFNTHPAQVFMGDVGALALGGALGTIAIIVRQEIVFFVMGGIFVVEAISVMAQVAYFKYTKKRFGEGRRVLKMAPLHHHFEKSGWRETQVVVRFWIITMLLCLVGLSTLKLR encoded by the coding sequence ATGCTGATGAGTCTCGCCCAATGGCTGCAGACGATCTCCCCGGATCTCGGCTTCCTGCGCGTCTTCCAATACCTGACCTTCCGCGCGTTGATGGCGGCGCTGAGCGCGCTGCTGCTCGGCCTGGGTGCCGGGCCGTACGTGATCCGCCGGCTGGCCGCGCTCAAGATCGGGCAGCCGGTGCGCGGCTACGCCATGGAAACTCACCTGAGCAAGAGCGGCACGCCCACGATGGGCGGCGTGCTGGTGCTGTTCTCGATCGCCTTCGCCACCTTGCTGTGGTTCGACCTCTCCAACCGCTTCGTCTGGATCGTGCTGTGGGTCACGCTGGGCTTCGGTGCCATCGGCTGGGTCGACGATTGGCGCAAGGTGGTGCGCAAGGACCCGGAAGGCATGCGCTCGCGCGAGAAGTACTTCTGGCAATCGGCAGTCGGCCTGACCGCCGCCTTCTACCTGCTCTTCAGCATTTCGGAGAGCTCCAACTGGCGCGTGCTCGAGCTGTTCTACGCCTGGGTGGGCTCCGGCTTCGACCTGGACTTCCCGCCCAAGATCAACCTGCTGGTGCCTTTCTTCAAGGAAGTGAGTTATCCGCTCGGCGGGATCGGCTTCGTGATCCTCACCTACCTGGTGATCGTGGGCGCCAGCAATGCCGTCAACCTGACCGACGGCCTTGACGGCCTGGCGATCATGCCGGTGGTGATGGTCGGCTCCGCGCTGGGCGTCTTCGCCTACGTGACGGGCAGCGCGGTCTATTCGCGCTACCTGCTGTTCCCGCACATCCCGGGTTCGGGCGAACTGCTGGTGTTCTGCTCCGCAATGGCCGGGGCCGGCCTCGCCTTCCTCTGGTTCAACACCCATCCGGCGCAGGTCTTCATGGGTGACGTCGGGGCGCTCGCGCTGGGCGGCGCGTTGGGCACCATCGCGATCATCGTGCGCCAGGAGATCGTCTTCTTCGTCATGGGTGGCATCTTCGTGGTCGAGGCGATCTCGGTGATGGCGCAGGTGGCCTACTTCAAGTACACCAAGAAGCGCTTCGGCGAAGGGCGCCGCGTGCTCAAGATGGCGCCGCTGCACCACCACTTCGAGAAGAGCGGCTGGCGCGAGACGCAGGTCGTGGTGCGCTTCTGGATCATCACCATGCTGCTGTGCCTGGTGGGCCTGTCGACCTTGAAGCTGAGGTGA
- the murD gene encoding UDP-N-acetylmuramoyl-L-alanine--D-glutamate ligase has translation MRHLQDQHVLILGLGISGLAMARWCARHGAKVTVADTRESPPQLDALRAGVPDAVFVGGPLSAALIEGTAVRAVYRSPGLSPASIAVVVDAARAVGLPVGGELDLFAAALADLRVAEQTQEAAPPAEPPPDAAHEPLQPGDAPETPEAARAEQAAGDDPQLGTEPGSEPMPTPVEDDDDAEAPTPVPVPVPPAPKGYEPAVLAVTGTNGKTTVTALTGQLVARAGKTVAVAGNIGPTLLDTLAAHIDAGTLPEVWVLELSSFQLDGVQGFEPTAATVLNVTQDHLDWHGDMAAYAAAKARIFGSKSIVVLNREDDAVMAMKPAPVKLAKGQAPRPVVTFGAGMPLRPGDYGIERVHGMAWLVRALEADETQKRKRGAAVEEEEIHIQRLMPADALRIRGRHNALNALAALALATAAGCQLGPMLYGLREYRGEPHRVEPVTIVDEVEFFDDSKGTNVGATVAALNGLGEERRVVVILGGDGKGQDFAPLAAPVRQYARAVVLIGRDAPLIEAALASTGVPLLHAASMEEAVKAAAGRAHPGDAVLLSPACASFDMFKDYAHRAAVFCDAVQDWAESPRDVGFDAGLPQGEGA, from the coding sequence ATGCGCCATCTTCAAGACCAACACGTGCTGATCCTGGGCCTGGGCATCTCGGGCCTGGCCATGGCGCGCTGGTGCGCACGCCACGGAGCAAAGGTCACCGTGGCGGACACCCGCGAGTCGCCGCCGCAGCTCGACGCGCTGCGTGCCGGCGTGCCTGACGCGGTCTTCGTCGGTGGGCCTTTGTCCGCCGCGCTGATCGAAGGCACCGCAGTGCGCGCCGTGTACCGCTCGCCAGGCTTGTCGCCGGCCTCGATTGCGGTGGTGGTCGATGCAGCCAGGGCCGTCGGCTTGCCGGTGGGTGGCGAACTGGACCTGTTCGCGGCCGCACTGGCGGACCTGCGGGTGGCAGAGCAAACGCAGGAGGCGGCGCCGCCGGCCGAGCCGCCGCCGGATGCGGCTCACGAACCGTTGCAGCCCGGCGATGCGCCGGAAACACCTGAGGCGGCGCGGGCGGAGCAAGCTGCGGGCGACGATCCGCAGCTTGGCACCGAACCCGGATCGGAGCCCATGCCCACGCCCGTCGAAGACGACGACGATGCGGAGGCCCCGACGCCCGTGCCCGTGCCCGTCCCGCCGGCGCCCAAAGGCTACGAACCCGCGGTACTGGCCGTGACGGGCACCAATGGCAAGACCACCGTCACGGCGTTGACCGGCCAGCTGGTCGCGCGCGCCGGCAAGACGGTGGCCGTGGCCGGCAACATCGGCCCCACGCTGCTGGACACGCTCGCTGCACACATCGATGCCGGCACGCTGCCCGAGGTGTGGGTGCTCGAGCTCTCCAGCTTCCAGCTCGACGGCGTGCAGGGCTTCGAGCCGACCGCCGCGACCGTGCTCAATGTCACGCAGGATCACCTCGACTGGCATGGCGACATGGCGGCCTATGCCGCCGCCAAGGCGCGCATCTTCGGCAGCAAGAGCATCGTGGTGCTCAACCGCGAGGACGATGCGGTGATGGCCATGAAACCAGCACCCGTCAAGCTGGCGAAGGGCCAGGCGCCTCGTCCGGTCGTGACCTTCGGCGCCGGCATGCCGTTGCGCCCCGGCGACTACGGCATCGAGCGCGTCCACGGCATGGCCTGGCTGGTGCGCGCCCTGGAAGCCGATGAGACGCAGAAGCGCAAACGCGGCGCGGCAGTCGAGGAGGAAGAGATCCACATCCAGCGCCTCATGCCGGCCGATGCACTGCGCATCCGCGGCCGTCACAACGCGCTCAATGCGCTGGCGGCGCTCGCGCTCGCCACCGCGGCCGGTTGCCAGCTCGGGCCCATGCTCTACGGGCTGCGCGAGTACCGTGGCGAGCCGCACCGGGTGGAGCCGGTCACCATCGTGGACGAGGTCGAATTCTTCGACGACAGCAAGGGCACGAATGTCGGTGCGACCGTTGCAGCCCTGAACGGCCTCGGCGAGGAGCGCCGCGTGGTCGTGATCCTCGGCGGCGACGGCAAGGGCCAGGACTTCGCGCCGCTGGCTGCGCCGGTGCGCCAGTATGCTCGCGCGGTGGTGCTGATCGGCCGCGACGCGCCGCTGATCGAGGCAGCGCTCGCCTCCACCGGCGTGCCGTTGCTGCACGCTGCCTCGATGGAAGAAGCAGTGAAGGCAGCGGCCGGCCGCGCTCATCCCGGCGATGCCGTGTTGCTGTCGCCGGCCTGCGCCAGCTTCGACATGTTCAAGGACTATGCGCACCGCGCCGCCGTGTTCTGCGACGCCGTGCAGGACTGGGCCGAGTCGCCGCGCGACGTCGGGTTCGATGCAGGTCTGCCGCAGGGAGAGGGCGCATGA